The window CGCATGACCAGCACACGACGCATCTTCCTTCGCAACGGCGCACTCGCCCTCGCCGGAACCACCGCGCTTCCCGCATTCCTGACCCGCGCAGTGATGGCCGCGACGACTACGGCAACTGCGCAAGGCAAGAAGCTCGTCGTTATCTTCCAGCGCGGAGCCGCAGACGGCCTCAACATCGTCGTTCCCTGGCGCGAACCGAACTACTACGCAATGCGCCCCACCATCGCCATCCCGCAAAATCAGGTCCTCGACCTCGACGGATTCTTCGGTCTGCACCCGGCCATGGCATCGCTCCAGCCGCTCTACCGTCAGGGGCATCTGGCCATCATCCACGCCACCGGCTCACCCGACGGCACCCGCTCCCACTTCGACGCCCAGGACTTCATGGAATCCGGCACACCCGGCACCAAGAGCACGCGGGACGGCTGGCTCAACCGCGCCCTGCAAGCCGAAGACCTCCGCCGTCGTCAGGAACACACCGCATTTCGCGCGGTAGCTCTAGGCTCCGACGTCCCCCGCACCCTCGAGGGCAAAATCCCCGTCCTGGCCATCAGCAACGTGCAGGACTTCGCCGTCGGCGGGCGCGGTCCAAAGCCTGCGCCAACAGCAACGGCATTCGAAGCCATGTACGACCAATCGAGCGATTCCCTGCTCCACAACGCTGGAGACAATTCCTTCGAAGCCATCAAGATGCTCCGCGCCACCGACCCCGCGCACTACACCCCCTCGCCCGACGCCAACTACCCCGACAGCCCCTTCGCCAAGAACATGAAGCAGATCGCCCAGCTTCTCAAAGCCAACCTCGGCCTCGAAGCCGCCTTCACCGATATAGGCGGCTGGGACACCCATCAGAACCAGGGCAGCACCGACGGCCAACTCGCCAACCGCCTCCGCGACTTCTCCGACTCGATAGCCGCCTTCTGGCGCGATATGGGCCCTGACGCCGAAAGCATCACCCTCGTCACCATGTCCGAATTCGGGCGCACCGCCCACCAGAACGGCACCGGCGGCACTGACCACGGCCACGCGAACGCCATGTTCGTCTTAGGAGGCAACGTGAGAGGCGGCAAAGTCTACGGCAAATGGCCCGGCCTCGCCGATCACCAGCTCAACGAAGGCCGCGACCTCGCCATCACCACCGACTACCGGCAGGTCCTGGGCGAAGTAGTCAGCAAGACAATTGGCGCCAACAACCTGGAAGTAACCTTCCCCGGCGCAAAGCTAAACCCCAAACAATTCCTGGGATTGGTATAGTCTCACCCGCAAAAGCAGATGCCCGGTTCTCGTAAGTAAGGACCGGGCAACATTCACACATAGTACCAATCTGTCAGGGCAACCTACTCAGATCACCTTCCGATAACGCAAACCATCCTCGCCCCACCCATAAAACTCCGCATCCACTCCAAACCGCAGATACCCGCAGCCTTCATACAAAGCCACAGCATCGGAGTTCCGCTCGGAAACATGCAACTCTATCGCCGAGCAGCCCGCCTCGCGCGCGCTCTCCTCCACGCGAGCAAGCAACTGCCGCGCCACGCCCATCCGTCGAAAGGCTGGCAGCACCTCAATGGTCCAGATATAAGCGGCGGAAGGATCGTCCTCGCTCGATAGCCCCAGAATGGCAAACCCGGCGCGGACATTGTCTACAATCCCCAGCCACGTCCGGCAATTGGGATCATGCGCCAGCGAACGCATCAACCCGCGGCTGAATCGCAGCGGAGGAGCAAAGCAAACCTCCTCCACCGCATACAACGCCCGCAGATCGGAAACCTCAAAAAGCCGCGAAGTCACAGTAGAAACTACATTCGTCACGAATGCTTAGATCGTATCCGACGCCTTTTCGTTTCACGGTACATTGAACGGAGGTACCCAGGCTTCAATTCTGAAACCTGGGCCTTGGTCATGAACCAGAAGCCAAAAGCTACCCTAAACCTTCGCTTCCAGATCCGAAATCACGTCAAAGAACCGCTGATCCAGCCGCCGATTCGTCGCAATTGCTTCCTTGATCGTGATGTCCGTAATATCGGTGCCCTTGAGCACCGCGATCCGGCCCCACTTCTGCTGGTGCACCATGTCGATGGCGTGCAGCCCATACCGCTGCCCGAGCAACCGGTCATACGCCGTCGGAGAGCCCCCGCGCTGCGTATGCCCCAGGTTCACCGAGCGCGTCTCAAAGCCCGTCTTCTCCTCGATCAGCTTCGCCAGCGCCTCGCCAATCCCCGAAAGCCGCGCATGGCCGAACGAATCGACCTGCTTCGACCCGATCACCTGCCCAACCTCCGGCAGATGGCACCCCTCAGCCACAACCACAAGCCCATAGGTCTTGCCGCGATCGTAGTTGTACTTCAGCAGGGCCGAAACGTGATCGATATCGATCTCCTTCTCCGGCACCAGCACCACATCCGCGCCGCCTGCCACGCCGGATGCATACGCGATCCAGCCCGCATCGCGGCCCATCACCTCGATCACGATCACGCGATTGTGCGAATCCGCCGTCGTCCGAATGCGATCCACAGCCTCGGTCGCAATCGAAACCGCCGTGTCGTAGCCAAAAGTCGCGTCCGTACCGTTAATGTCGTTGTCGATCGTCTTCGGCACACCCACGCCCGGGATGCCAGCATCCGTCAGCGCCAGCGTCACTGACTGCGTATCGTCGCCGCCCAGGGCAATGAGCGCATCGATCTTGTTGGCCTTCAGCACCTGCTCAACCTGCTCGATGCCGCCCGGAATCTTCTTCACATTGGTCCGCGAAGAGTGCAGAATCGTCCCGCCCAGCAACTGAATGCCATCCACCCGTTCCAGCGTCAGCGGAATCCACTTGTTGTCCAGCACGCCGCGCCAGCCATTTAAAAAGCCGACAAACTCATCGCCATACTTATTGATTCCCTTCCTCACCGCGGCATAGATCACCGCATTCAATCCCGGGCAATCGCCACCACCGGTCAACAGCGCAACTCGCATCGCTTCATCTCCTCAATAATCGATCTGGCTGACGCAAACACCCGCCAAACCGTCCTCCGACAGTGTACCCGCTCCAACTCCGGCAACGCGCCAAACCCCTGAGTTTTGAAACGTTCGGCCTCGACCGTTCACTAACTGGTGATGGAAAGGCCCCGCCTGGAGTGTTCAACGGAGAGCCAGCCATATCCACGAGGAGAACTCCATGACAGAATTCACAAATCCCTTTGAAAGACCCTTCGAAATCGAGCGAAGGCATTTCATCCCGCGGCTGCTCACCAACCCGAACTACTTCGGAAACCTGCCTGACAGCCCGTACAAACCCGTCAAGGAAATCATCGCCAACACCTCCTACGAGGAACTGAAGTGCATTGGCTTCAACCCTCAGCTCAGCCGCATCGAGGGGGTTGTCTGGATCAAGCAATCCACCGGATACAACGGCGGCCTCTGCACCAACGGCTCGCTGGAATACGTCAGCTTTTATCTGTCCTACGACAACGGCGTCACCTGGCTCTTCCAGGGAACGACGAATTTCCAGGTCTTCGACGTCGATATCCATCATCCGCTCGAATACGCAGTCGATCTCGCCATCTCACCCGAACGAAAACTTTGCCGCGAGGCCAACCTGCCTCTGCTGCGCGGAGTTCTCTCCTGGGCCACGCCGCCCACCAGTCCAACCATTCCGCCCGTGTGGGGCAACATCCTCGAAACCCGCATCCAGATCGCGCCCTATCTCCGAAAAATTCCGATTCACGATTTCTTCCAGACCGTCGATGTCAAACTGCCGAGCGATGTCGCCGAACTCATCTCCACCAGCGCCACCATCGACCTCGCTGAACCCAAGGAACTCTCTCCGGCCGAATTGCAAAAACTATACGGCGATACCTCGGTTCCCGCTCATCGCTATCTGCACAAAACCGTCCAGAAAGCGCTGAATTTCCCGGCTGGACTGACAAAATCGACCAGCCTCTTCAGCGGCCTGGACATCGACATCGCCGCCATCATCGCAGAGCTGGAAAACCCCAACGGCAGCACCGAATTCGAGCAGCTCGAATGCATCGGCCTGGACGAAGGCGGAATCGTAGACGCCCTCGTTGGAACCCTCCAGATCAAGCTTCCCATCGGCTACTCCGGCGGCCTGTGCACCGCTGGCAGCACCGAGTATGTTGCCTTCTGGATCGACTGGGGCAGCGGCTGGGAGTGGGCGGGAACGCCGTCCGTGAGAGTCTTCGACATAGCCTCAATTCCCAGCGAAGGTCTGAGCTACGCCGTCTATTGGCCGGTCGACCTCAACTCCCATCGCAAACCATGCACCGAAGGACCGGTAACCGCGAAAGTCCGGGCCATCCTCTCCTGGGATATCGCTCCGCCCGCAACCGATCCGGACTACGTTCCAGTCTGGGGCAATCGCCTCCAAACGCACATCCTCGTCGACCCAGGCGTACCGGTCCAGACCGGTAACTACACGCCGTTCCTGCAATCGATCTGCGACGTCGCCGTCTGCGATATCGACCAGACAACAGGCTGGGCGCCCGGCGACAGTCCCTTCGGAGCCTCAATCTCCATCTTCGGTTACATCCCGGGCGCGCCAACGCTGGATGTCATCCTCGCCGGCAATGCACCGCTCTATCAGATCACCGTGCAGCAATGGGATACCGCAACCAACACCGGCATCGGCAGCCCGCAAATACTCACCGATCCGTTCTCCGTCACTGTCACTCAGCAAATTGGCGGCGGAGCCGTAACCAGCTTCCCTCTTACGCAGAGCGCCCCCGGAGGCTTCTTCACCTACCAGAATGCGACACCCGGCCCAGCAGGCTGGCGAAGCATTTCTCCCGACGGGCTCCTGGCCATCTGGAACTCCGCAGCATCAACCGGCACCTGGATGATCTCCATGGTAGTAACCGACCCCGTATCCCATGCGACATTCCTCGGAGGTTCGATCGACTGCTCGAATGGAACAACGCGGCAAGGTGTAGTGATCGATCTGGATCAGCTCGCCCCAGTCACCGATCTCGAGATCACCGGCTACATTCCAGCCGGAAGCTCCGGTCCGTGCCAGTCGGCTGTCAATTGCCAGACCTTCACCGTGGGCGACACAATCTGTGGCACCTACAGCGTCAGCGACGAGCATCTCGGCAGCTTCAGCCTGAGCGAGGAGCCGTTCCCCAACCCAGCCGCCTTCACCATCGACGGCAACCCGGTGGACGGGCTCTCGTATCCCAATCCACTGCTTCCGCTCTCCGGAACAAAATCCGGCGTGTGGACCTTCGACACCACCGGCCTACCAGCCTGCGGTTACACGATCCAGCTTCTCTCCGGAGACAGGACGATCGTTGACTGCGTAACCAACTGGGAAAACAACTCCGAGTTCAAAGGCTTCTGCCTGAAAGAACCCGGAGCGGCCAGCTAACCAATGAACGACCTGTATCGCCTGCTGCTCGGCGTTCTATGCGTCTGGCGAATCACGCATCTCTTCCAGGCCGAAGATGGCCCATGGGACGTGATCGTCCGCATCCGCCAAGCGGCAGGCGACGGGATTGCCGGTCAACTGCTCGATTGCTTCTATTGCCTGAGCCTGTGGATTTCCATCCCGCTGGCCTGGGCAATAGGGCATTCGATCCAGGAAAAAATCCTGATGGGTCTGGCCTTCTCAGGTGGAGCAATCCTGCTGGAACGCTCTACCTCAAAGGCCATCCCGGACGCTCCAATCATCCAGGCGTTGTTTGAAGAAGACAAGGAGAAATAACCATATGACTTGCTGCGGTCAAGGAAGAGGCAAAGTCGCCATGAACGGAAAACTCACCCGTCCGGCGCAACGCCCAACACCCGTTTCGAGCGCCGTTCTGTACCAGTACACGGGAACCACAGGAATGACGGTCACGGGGCCAATCAGCGGCGCAAGATACCGCTTCGATCAACCTGGCGCAAAGGTCCAGATCGATCGACGCGACGTCTCTTCGCTCACCGGTCTGCCCAATCTCAGCCGCCTGACCTGACCGGACATCTCAAAGAGCGCTTTGAAGAGCCGCTTCCTCTTTTGCAGCACTTGCCGAAATCTCGCCGGAGGGCAGGAACACAGAAAACGCAGTCCCGCTGCGGCCCTCTCGCTGCGTGCTCCACACCCGGACGTGCCCATGCTGCCGCTCCAGCAGCTGCGCGACCACCCACATGCCAAGCCCGGTTCCCGTCTCCGTCTTCGTCGTAAAAAAGGGCTCAAAGATGCGCCGCATCGTCACCCGGTCCATGCCTACGCCGGAATCACAGAAGGTCGCCCGCATCCCGGCTTGCTCCCGGTTCCGCCAGTCGCAGGAAGACTGCAGCCGTATCACCAGACGGCCCCCTTGCGGCATCGCCTCGACGGCATTCGACATAAGATTCGCGAAAATCTGTTGCGTCTCGCTCGGCAGGCAGGCGATGCTCGCCTCGCTCTCCGCACGCACTTCCACTGAAATTCCCGCAGCCACTAACTTGCCGCGAAACAGAGTCAGAACCGCATCAATCAGCTCCGACAGCTTCGTGGTCTTTGGTGAGCCATTCTGGCGGTGGAACTTCAACGTCTGCTGCGTAATCAGCGAGACTCGCATCAGCTCATCCATCGCCTGGCGTGCGTGCGCATGGGCAGTCTCA is drawn from Acidicapsa acidisoli and contains these coding sequences:
- a CDS encoding DUF1501 domain-containing protein, with translation MTSTRRIFLRNGALALAGTTALPAFLTRAVMAATTTATAQGKKLVVIFQRGAADGLNIVVPWREPNYYAMRPTIAIPQNQVLDLDGFFGLHPAMASLQPLYRQGHLAIIHATGSPDGTRSHFDAQDFMESGTPGTKSTRDGWLNRALQAEDLRRRQEHTAFRAVALGSDVPRTLEGKIPVLAISNVQDFAVGGRGPKPAPTATAFEAMYDQSSDSLLHNAGDNSFEAIKMLRATDPAHYTPSPDANYPDSPFAKNMKQIAQLLKANLGLEAAFTDIGGWDTHQNQGSTDGQLANRLRDFSDSIAAFWRDMGPDAESITLVTMSEFGRTAHQNGTGGTDHGHANAMFVLGGNVRGGKVYGKWPGLADHQLNEGRDLAITTDYRQVLGEVVSKTIGANNLEVTFPGAKLNPKQFLGLV
- a CDS encoding DUF1360 domain-containing protein, producing MNDLYRLLLGVLCVWRITHLFQAEDGPWDVIVRIRQAAGDGIAGQLLDCFYCLSLWISIPLAWAIGHSIQEKILMGLAFSGGAILLERSTSKAIPDAPIIQALFEEDKEK
- a CDS encoding 6-phosphofructokinase — translated: MRVALLTGGGDCPGLNAVIYAAVRKGINKYGDEFVGFLNGWRGVLDNKWIPLTLERVDGIQLLGGTILHSSRTNVKKIPGGIEQVEQVLKANKIDALIALGGDDTQSVTLALTDAGIPGVGVPKTIDNDINGTDATFGYDTAVSIATEAVDRIRTTADSHNRVIVIEVMGRDAGWIAYASGVAGGADVVLVPEKEIDIDHVSALLKYNYDRGKTYGLVVVAEGCHLPEVGQVIGSKQVDSFGHARLSGIGEALAKLIEEKTGFETRSVNLGHTQRGGSPTAYDRLLGQRYGLHAIDMVHQQKWGRIAVLKGTDITDITIKEAIATNRRLDQRFFDVISDLEAKV
- a CDS encoding GNAT family N-acetyltransferase, giving the protein MTNVVSTVTSRLFEVSDLRALYAVEEVCFAPPLRFSRGLMRSLAHDPNCRTWLGIVDNVRAGFAILGLSSEDDPSAAYIWTIEVLPAFRRMGVARQLLARVEESAREAGCSAIELHVSERNSDAVALYEGCGYLRFGVDAEFYGWGEDGLRYRKVI